One genomic window of Salmo salar chromosome ssa12, Ssal_v3.1, whole genome shotgun sequence includes the following:
- the LOC106565496 gene encoding protein QNR-71 has translation MRTLLAVLVLAISSAALEAKRKTHFTRYRSWNSQMYPVWKDGDSRYRDCWTGGEVTFDVKNDAPTLTGSKTTFNIDLRLPSNQTARPDGQVVWVRNCTVNGTQYRQGQAVYPDQVSDPSGEYSGVFPDGTPFTGTADRKPHYVFVWKTWGRYWQVAGGPSSSLTIGTDNVPLGSYNMEVVIYHCRGKDKFIPLGYASTTFSITDQIPFTVSLTQINDVNQADQSFIQNQAIVFSISLHDPSQYLSTSDVTFNWDFGDNSGTLISRERQVTHMYLTAGTYRPQVVLLASIPNGCDTPADPTTANPTVLAGAPAMVVVVSTPGAAPADIALDLLASDVAPAEDADAVGADETDAAETTAEGTASEGVEVVASVAPAAEDATVVPAAEDPAVVPATEDNAAVPAVEADATAEDMAAPAVEDPAAVLAVEGAATVPVAPATEVVEATAADVPVIDAAASVAPVGEEAIVGLVATVLPEIPVVATVAATAEEALVADTGVEVAAATEVAQAEMVAPAANVIVPAETEAAAVVEVVPAERALESEAALEAEVVETVNEVAADDTAVPAAVTAPVESEVAAEAEIESGTETQVVLVVAKRQVPELTATDNCMIYRYGSFSTSVDVVQGIESVEITQVANVVSLATEVVQNAVDLTITCQGSLPNEVCTIISDADCITPVETVCNNVTPSPDCQMILRQFFNESGVFCINVSLTNDVSLAVASAKVSVTVGSNSSTAGTVAAVLGVMVLVCVVGAIAFTYKRFKQYRPLREDSTGGSMGSSGITSVPMLVWNLLSRQTPGERSPLLQNSQNHLH, from the exons ATGAGGACTTTACTAGCAGTACTGGTGTTGGCTATCTCATCAGCAGCTTTAGAAGCAA AGCGTAAAACACATTTCACACGCTACCGCTCATGGAACTCACAAATGTATCCCGTGTGGAAAGATGGGGACTCCCGATACAGAGACTGTTGGACTG GTGGCGAAGTTACATTTGATGTGAAAAACGATGCACCCACCCTAACTGGCTCAAAGACAACCTTTAACATCGACCTTCGCCTCCCATCAAACCAGACAGCACGTCCTGATGGACAGGTGGTGTGGGTGCGTAACTGCACTGTCAATG GAACACAGTACCGTCAGGGCCAGGCTGTGTACcccgaccaggtctctgatcctTCAGGAGAGTACAGTGGTGTCTTCCCTGATGGCACCCCCTTCACTGGGACAGCAGACAGGAAACCCCACTACGTGTTTGTGTGGAAGACATGGG GACGTTACTGGCAGGTGGCAGGTGggccctcctcttctctcaccaTCGGCACAGACAATGTGCCCCTAGGCTCTTACAACATGGAGGTAGTCATCTACCACTGCCGTGGCAAGGACAAGTTCATCCCTCTGGGCTACGCCTCCACAACCTTCTCCATCACAG ACCAGATCCCCTTCACGGTGTCGCTAACCCAAATTAACGATGTGAACCAGGCTGACCAGAGCTTCATCCAGAACCAGGCCATTGTCTTCAGCATCAGCCTCCACGACCCCAGCCAGTACCTCAGCACCTCAGACGTCACCTTTAactgggactttggtgacaacaGCGGCACCCTTATCTCCAGGGAGCGCCAGGTCACACACATGTACCTCACCGCTGGCACCTACAGGCCTCAGGTGGTCCTGTTGGCAAGCATCCCCAACGGCTGTGACACACCTGCAGACCCCACCACTGCTAACCCCACTG TGTTAGCCGGAGCCCCTGCCATGGTTGTGGTGGTCTCTACCCCAGGGGCAGCTCCAGCTGACATCGCCCTGGATCTACTCGCCTCTGACGTTGCCCCTGCAGAGGATGCAGATGCAGTTGGAGCCGATGAGACAGATGCAGCCGAAACCACTGCCGAAGGCACAGCCTCAGAGGGAGTCGAGGTGGTTGCCTCAGTGGCCCCTGCGGCAGAGGATGCCACCGTTGTCCCAGCAGCAGAAGATCCAGCTGTTGTCCCGGCAACAGAGGACAATGCCGCTGTCCCTGCAGTAGAAGCCGATGCCACAGCAGAAGACATGGCTGCTCCAGCCGTTGAGGACCCCGCCGCTGTCCTGGCTGTGGAGGGAGCCGCAACTGTCCCCGTCGCTCCAGCAACTGAAGTGGTAGAGGCTACGGCCGCAGATGTGCCCGTCATCGACGCTGCTGCTTCAGTAGCTCCAGTTGGAGAGGAGGCCATAGTGGGCCTGGTGGCCACAGTCCTCCCAGAGATCCCAGTCGTAGCCACCGTTGCCGCCACGGCGGAGGAGGCCTTGGTTGCCGATACTGGAGTGGAGGTTGCGGCTGCTACAGAGGTGGCCCAGGCTGAGATGGTGGCCCCTGCTGCTAACGTCATTGTTCCTGCCGAGACAGAGGCTGCCGCTGTGGTGGAGGTGGTGCCAGCTGAACGTGCTCTTGAGTCCGAGGCAGCGCTAGAGGCAGAGGTCGTAGAGACTGTGAATGAGGTTGCAGCTGACGACACTGCCG TGCCAGCAGCAGTGACTGCTCCAGTGGAGAGTGAGGTAGCAGCAGAGGCTGAGATAGAGTCAGGCACAGAGACACAGGTGGTTCTTGTTGTGGCTAAAAGGCAGGTTCCGGAACTTACAGCAACTGACAACTGTATGATCTACCGCTACGGCTCCTTCTCGACCTCAGTGGATGTCGTCC AGGGTATTGAGAGTGTGGAGATCACCCAGGTGGCCAACGTGGTGTCTCTGGCCACTGAGGtggtgcagaatgctgtggaccTGACCATCACCTGCCAGGGGAG CCTGCCCAATGAAGTGTGTACCATTATCTCGGACGCAGACTGCATCACGCCTGTGGAGACCGTTTGTAACAACGTGACACCCTCCCCAGATTGTCAGATGATACTTCGCCAGTTTTTCAACGAATCTGGAGTGTTCTGCATCAATGTGTCCCTGACAAATGATGTTAGTCTGGCTGTGGCAAGTGCTAAAGTCAGTGTGACAGTGG gCTCCAACTCCTCCACAGCAGGCACTGTGGCCGCGGTTCTGGGTGTCATGGTCCTTGTCTGTGTCGTTGGTGCCATTGCTTTTACCTACAA GCGGTTTAAGCAGTATCGCCCACTGAGGGAGGACTCCACAGGTGGCAGCATGGGCAGCTCTGGAATCACGTCTGTGCCGATGCTGGTGTGGAATCTTCTGAGCCGACAGACACCAGGAGAAAGAAGCCCACTGCTTCAGAACTCTCAGAACCATCTGCACTGA
- the LOC106565439 gene encoding tubulin alpha chain, whose amino-acid sequence MRECISIHVGQAGVQIGNACWELYCLEHGIQPDGQMPSDKTIGGGDDSFNTFFSETGAGKHVPRAVFVDLEPTVIDEVRTGTYRQLFHPEQLITGKEDAANNYARGHYTIGKEIIDLVLDRTRKLADQCTGLQGFLVFHSFGGGTGSGFTSLLMERLSVDYGKKSKLEFSIYPAPQVSTAVVEPYNAILTTHTTLEHSDCAFMVDNEAIYDICRRNLDIERPTYTNLNRLISQIVSSITASLRFDGALNVDLTEFQTNLVPYPRIHFPLATYAPVISAERAYHEQLSVSEITNACFEPCNQMVKCDPRHGKYMACCLLYRGDVVPKDVNAAIATIKTKRSIQFVDWCPTGFKVGINYQPPTVVPGGDLAKVQRAVCMLSNTTAIAEAWARLDHKFDLMYAKRAFVHWYVGEGMEEGEFSEAREDMAALEKDYEEVGVDSIEGEGEEEGEEY is encoded by the exons CGTGAGTGTATCTCCATCCATGTGGGTCAGGCTGGTGTCCAGATTGGCAATGCCTGCTGGGAGCTCTATTGTCTGGAGCATGGGATCCAGCCAGATGGTCAGATGCCCAGTGACAAGACCATTGGAGGAGGAGACGACTCCTTCAACACCTTCTTCAGTGAGACTGGAGCTGGCAAGCATGTCCCAAGGGCTGTTTTTGTGGATCTGGAGCCCACTGTCATTG ATGAGGTGCGAACTGGAACTTACCGCCAGCTCTTCCATCCTGAGCAGCTGATCACTGGGAAGGAGGATGCAGCCAACAACTACGCCCGTGGGCATTACACCATCGGCAAAGAGATCATAGACTTGGTTTTGGACAGGACTCGCAAACTG gcTGACCAGTGCACTGGCCTCCAGGGCTTCCTAGTCTTCCACAGCTTTGGAGGTGGCACCGGTTCTGGTTTCACTTCCCTGTTGATGGAACGCCTGTCTGTTGACTATGGCAAGAAGTCCAAGCTTGAGTTCTCCATCTACCCAGCTCCCCAGGTGTCCACAGCTGTTGTTGAGCCCTACAACGCCATCCTGACCACCCACACAACCCTGGAGCATTCTGACTGTGCTTTCATGGTAGACAATGAGGCCATATATGACATCTGCCGTAGGAACCTCGATATCGAGCGTCCCACCTACACTAATCTTAACCGGTTGATCAGCCAGATTGTGTCCTCCATCACTGCTTCCCTCCGATTCGATGGTGCCCTCAATGTtgatctgacagagttccagaccaACTTGGTGCCCTATCCCCGTATCCACTTCCCCCTGGCCACCTATGCCCCAGTGATCTCAGCAGAGAGGGCTTACCATGAGCAGCTCTCTGTGTCTGAGATCACCAATGCTTGCTTTGAGCCATGTAATCAGATGGTGAAATGTGACCCACGTCACGGCAAGTACATGGCCTGCTGTCTGCTGTACCGTGGCGACGTTGTGCCCAAAGACGTTAACGCTGCCATTGCCACCATCAAAACAAAACGCTCCATCCAGTTTGTAGACTGGTGCCCAACTGGTTTCAAGGTTGGTATCAACTACCAGCCCCCAACTGTGGTACCTGGTGGAGATCTGGCCAAGGTCCAGAGGGCAGTGTGCATGCTTAGCAACACCACTGCTATTGCAGAGGCCTGGGCCCGCCTTGACCACAAGTTTGACCTGATGTATGCCAAGCGTGCTTTCGTGCACTGGTACGTAGGTGAGGGTATGGAGGAGGGGGAGTTCTCTGAGGCCAGGGAAGACATGGCTGCCCTGGAGAAAGATTATGAGGAGGTGGGTGTCGACTCcattgagggagagggagaggaggagggagaggagtatTAA